Proteins encoded in a region of the Stieleria neptunia genome:
- a CDS encoding methyltransferase domain-containing protein, giving the protein MDLIDVDIPVCWDTPPAEILRTIEIAERLHGKMQSDEPQKRIPLLVNSNYYIAYHALQHARALCVDRGLGSELSFCEWGSGLGVVTCIASQLGYQASGIEIEPSLCRFARTLASEANVTAEFIQSSYRELPERCDEETLNQPYPMGPRTSDVVYAYPWPAEEAYITTLFAQSPMSQALLVTYHGGTTLRVRERVLQ; this is encoded by the coding sequence ATGGATTTAATCGACGTTGACATTCCGGTGTGCTGGGACACACCGCCGGCGGAGATCCTCCGCACGATTGAGATCGCCGAGCGTCTGCACGGGAAAATGCAATCGGACGAGCCTCAAAAGCGGATTCCGTTGTTGGTCAACAGCAACTACTACATCGCCTACCACGCGCTCCAGCATGCTCGCGCCCTCTGCGTCGACCGTGGCCTTGGCAGCGAGCTGTCGTTTTGCGAATGGGGCAGCGGGCTGGGAGTGGTGACCTGCATCGCGTCACAGTTGGGATACCAGGCCAGCGGAATTGAGATCGAGCCATCGCTTTGCCGATTCGCCAGAACCCTGGCAAGCGAAGCGAACGTCACGGCGGAATTCATCCAATCCAGTTATCGCGAGCTGCCCGAACGATGCGATGAAGAGACATTGAACCAGCCCTATCCGATGGGTCCGCGCACCAGTGACGTGGTCTACGCCTACCCCTGGCCGGCGGAAGAGGCCTACATCACAACACTTTTTGCGCAATCGCCGATGTCGCAGGCGTTACTGGTCACCTATCACGGCGGAACAACCTTAAGAGTCCGCGAGAGAGTTCTCCAATAA